In Pectinophora gossypiella chromosome 5, ilPecGoss1.1, whole genome shotgun sequence, a genomic segment contains:
- the LOC126367092 gene encoding glucose-induced degradation protein 8 homolog: protein MSFENVSNGNSKEERKYHDRNKSDDLQISRTDMNMLIMNYLVTEGFKEAALKFQQEAGLQEPALCSSLDERIMIREAVQSGRIPDAIAMVNALHPELLDNDRYLYFHLQQLQLLELIRAGRAEEALAFASATLAEAGANDRNALTELERSLALLAFPDPHASPFADLLLPSHSQKIASELNAAILKMENQEYTNPKLCSLLRMILWSQNELDKHNIKYPKMTDLANATIEQPK, encoded by the exons ATGAGTTTTGAGAACGTTAGTAACGGGAATAGTAAGGAGGAGCGGAAATATCACGATCGCAACAAATCCGACGACTTGCAAATCTCGAGGACTGACATGAATATGTTGATTATGAATTACTTGGTCACAG AGGGTTTCAAAGAGGCAGCTTTGAAATTTCAACAAGAGGCAGGTCTTCAGGAGCCAGCACTATGTAGTTCATTAGACGAGCGTATCATGATTCGTGAGGCTGTCCAGAGCGGGCGCATTCCCGACGCCATCGCCATGGTCAACGCACTGCACCCTGAACTCCTGGACAATGATAGATACCTCTATTTTCATCTACAG CAACTTCAATTACTCGAGCTGATTCGGGCAGGCAGAGCTGAGGAAGCGTTAGCTTTCGCCAGTGCAACACTAGCTGAGGCTGGAGCAAATGACCGTAATGCCCTCACTGAGCTGGAACGCTCCCTTGCCCTGCTGGCGTTCCCCGATCCCCACGCATCACCCTTTGCCGACCTGCTGTTGCCGTCACATAGTCAGAAG ATTGCAAGTGAATTGAATGCAGCAATTCTAAAGATGGAAAACCAAGAGTACACCAACCCAAAGCTGTGCAGTCTGCTCCGCATGATCCTATGGTCACAGAACGAACTTGACAAGCACAACATCAAGTACCCCAAGATGACAGACCTAGCCAACGCAACTATAGAGCAGCCAAAGTAG
- the LOC126367078 gene encoding nucleoporin Nup35 has protein sequence MEPMTLGSPTHSPSGSPNVGYLPPFLLGEINPPTTPRTNSLSPTKGRSLAFGSPTSPSQTSTPEQQKIFRQNSIPMHQQALYNQQNMFSQIPTSPNISYSSKPNGPPIEDLFDTIKSNEPSMNKSTFQDHSFLGYGNNHSLYQNSYVNNVNASVNNQSMNTPWQDGCQEQDEYWVTVFGFPPNAANTVLARFSNCGAILDKQYPTQGNWAHIRYATRAEKERALALSGRQVLPGVMVGVVECREPPRVAVTSPNASCLERPSIGARSLCPTPIPSAPVPQRSSGLISKALDYVLGW, from the exons ATGGAGCCTATGACACTGGGAAGTCCAACACACTCCCCATCAGGGAGCCCTAACGTGGGGTACTTGCCCCCATTTCTTTTGGGAGAAATAAACCCGCCTACCACCCCTCGAACAAACAGTTTGTCACCTACAAAAGGCCGAAGTCTGGCTTTCG GTTCACCTACAAGCCCATCGCAGACATCAACGCCagaacaacaaaaaatatttcgacAAAACAGCATACCTATGCATCAGCAGGCTCTATACAACCAACAGAACATGTTTTCTCAAATACCCACATCACCAAACATTTCATACTCGAGCAAGCCTAATGGACCACCCATAGAAGATTTATTTGACACTATAAAGAGTAATGAACCGTCTATGAACAAATCAACATTCCAAGACCATAGTTTCCTAGGTTATGGAAACAACCACTCTTTATATCAGAATTCAtatgtaaataatgtaaatgcatCAGTAAACAATCAATCTATGAACACCCCATGGCAAGATGGTTGTCAGGAACAGGATGAATATTGGGTGACAGTTTTTGGATTCCCTCCTAATGCTGCAAATACTGTTTTGGCTAGATTTAGCAACTGTGGAGCCATTCTTG ACAAACAGTACCCTACCCAAGGCAACTGGGCGCACATCAGATACGCAACAAGAGCTGAGAAGGAGCGTGCCCTGGCTCTGAGTGGTCGCCAGGTGTTGCCTGGAGTCATGGTGGGGGTGGTGGAGTGCCGGGAGCCACCGCGCGTCGCTGTCACCAGCCCTAATGCTTCATGTCTTGAGAG acCGTCAATTGGAGCAAGATCTCTATGTCCGACACCTATACCGTCAGCACCAGTCCCACAGAGATCCAGCGGTCTTATCTCCAAGGCCTTAGACTATGTGTTGGGCTGGTGA
- the LOC126367019 gene encoding uncharacterized protein LOC126367019, which translates to MDSLAEEPDKSNILRKNEYDKGNFNGPIQSSAHSSNIVHKLFNREILGGTSRKPNDRSRKVFERIPPRLRFCLMDIVPRSYLRGHVFMGLSQCGQFLLSFTYSCNTQVYFRESSKFTLHFLSWVPGRKVRKVHSVPLFGDDLVDSKLTISMAQWRHNPGVLVVYGIADSCSERSCLSVIGVPRLGCKKCAAYCRNEEELTMGQRCLEHNFAIHTKFFCTSDSSMYEPVVQLAYSNQIIIYTDFIHILEIAFAKPDQERSDIEDNKSTLDREEINSIDMDPSTPASDVSAAFQSPKYQNNVVQNIIADFSDLEFEPYQMSKPVKLPDVMGQELCIQASSISHNLVEEWEGPSPSIRTLISPPLRSPRRRPAESMSRFNETHRIIAEKAYEFVEETETKCEKLSMFRKRRLADKKYEFSEDNNENIVPFRVLRSNRKYFIGSNSKTPARRAKSPTVESVVLRAHNQISRPPSPTTSADLKTSLECDHNSESEYRVTEMLDDGSLKTVAVHDSTSKTLSDIPVSPQDPYLVHSGNSKCSKFFTRYFVESDDEITSIITDSEDDCISGYHVALHLTAHGAGYTALQAVGAGAWERICSNLGEPPPLTLRAQQRSLDTELLCNEVCGRLCKINGKKFIYCFDWGCHVIDVCQSSGCLSGLCAMWLWASADDEEGPECEPCRLAGAGCLLHRRQYAAECLFVWDLVSGVYRTERVSMTEDSSQEGNRMSAADRARELAKRLGPINTPPGSENRLLTTVTGRSLRKLTDVDNCIEITKNHPDSSESESEEEESDSD; encoded by the exons ATGGATTCTTTAGCTGAAGAACCAGATAAATCTAATATTTTACGCAAAAATGAATACGATAAAGGCAATTTTAATGGCCCGATACAATCTTCAGCTCACAGTAGTAACATTGTGCACAAATTGTTTAACAGAGAG ATCCTGGGTGGCACATCGCGGAAGCCCAACGATAGGAGCCGCAAGGTGTTCGAGCGGATCCCCCCGCGGCTGCGGTTCTGCCTGATGGACATCGTGCCGCGGTCCTACCTCCGCGGACACGTGTTCATGGGCCTCTCGCAATGCGGGCAGTTCCTCTTGAGCTTCACCTACAGCTGCAACACACAAGTCTACTTTCGAGAGAGCTCCAAATTCAC CCTACACTTCCTATCATGGGTGCCGGGTCGTAAGGTGCGCAAAGTGCACAGTGTCCCGCTGTTTGGAGACGATCTGGTGGACAGTAAGCTCACGATCTCCATGGCTCAGTGGAGACACAACCCTGGGGTGCTCGTCGTATATGGCATCGC AGATTCGTGTTCGGAACGTTCTTGCCTGAGCGTTATCGGCGTGCCGCGACTGGGGTGTAAGAAATGTGCAGCGTACTGCAGGAATGAAG aGGAGTTAACGATGGGTCAGAGGTGCTTAGAACACAACTTCGCAATCCACACAAAGTTCTTCTGCACATCAGACTCGAGCATGTATGAGCCAGTTGTCCAACTCGCGTACTCCAACCAGATCATCATCTACACAGACTTTATACACATACTAGAGATAGCCTTCGCCAAACCAGACCAGGAACGAAGCGACATTGAAGACAACAAGTCGACGTTAGATAGAGAAGAAATTAATTCCATAGATATGGATCCTAGCACCCCAGCGTCAGACGTCTCTGCCGCTTTCCAGTCGCCTAAGTACCAGAACAACGTCGTCCAAAATATAATAGCGGATTTCTCAGACTTGGAATTTGAGCCGTATCAAATGTCAAAACCGGTAAAGCTGCCCGACGTCATGGGGCAAGAGCTTTGTATCCAAGCGTCGTCAATATCGCACAACTTAGTCGAGGAATGGGAAGGACCATCTCCATCCATCAGGACACTCATAAGCCCACCTCTAAGGTCCCCCAGGCGGAGACCGGCTGAGAGCATGTCACGTTTCAACGAAACGCACAGAATAATAGCGGAGAAAGCGTACGAATTTGTAGAAGAGACTGAAACGAAATGCGAGAAACTGAGTATGTTTAGGAAACGTAGGTTGGCGGATAAGAAGTACGAGTTTTCTGAAGATAACAACGAGAATATAGTACCTTTTAGAGTGTTAAGGAGTAATAGGAAGTACTTTATAGGTTCGAATAGTAAAACGCCGGCGCGGCGGGCCAAGTCGCCGACGGTTGAGAGTGTTGTATTGAGGGCTCACAACCAGATAAGCAGACCCCCGTCTCCGACCACTAGCGCGGACTTAAAGACATCACTCGAATGCGATCATAACAGCGAGTCGGAATATAGGGTAACGGAAATGCTAGACGACGGCTCTCTCAAGACGGTGGCAGTACACGATTCTACCTCAAAAACCCTCTCAGACATACCAGTCAGCCCGCAAGACCCGTACTTGGTACACTCTGGAAACTCAAAATGCAGCAAATTCTTCACAAGATACTTCGTTGAAAGTGATGATGAAATAACGTCTATCATAACGGATTCTGAAG ACGACTGTATATCAGGCTACCACGTGGCGCTACACCTGACAGCGCACGGCGCGGGCTACACAGCCCTACAAGCCGTGGGCGCAGGCGCCTGGGAACGCATCTGCAGCAACTTGGGCGAGCCGCCGCCGCTCACACTACGAGCGCAACAACGATCACTGGACACAG aGCTACTGTGCAACGAAGTATGTGGACGACTGTGCAAGATTAATGGGAAGAAATTCATTTACTGCTTCGATTGGGGATGCCATGTTATCGACGTTTGTCAGTCCAGCGGGTGTCTATCGGGG CTGTGTGCCATGTGGCTGTGGGCCAGCGCCGACGACGAGGAGGGCCCGGAGTGCGAGCCGTGCCGCCTGGCCGGCGCCGGCTGCCTGCTGCACCGCCGCCAGTACGCCGCTGAG TGCTTATTCGTGTGGGACCTGGTGAGCGGCGTGTACAGGACCGAACGGGTTTCCATGACTGAGGACTCGAGCCAAGAGGGAAATAGGA TGTCGGCGGCCGACAGGGCGCGGGAGCTGGCCAAGAGGCTGGGGCCTATCAACACGCCGCCCGGAAGCGAGAACAGATTGCTCACTACGGTCACAG GGCGCTCCCTCCGCAAGCTGACTGACGTGGACAACTGCATAGAGATCACTAAGAACCACCCCGACAGCTCCGAGTCAGAGTCCGAGGAGGAGGAGAGTGATTCCGACTGA
- the LOC126367115 gene encoding ubiquitin-like protein 4A produces MKLIIKKLQGGECTLEVQPTTFISEIKRQVTTQLGIPVEEQKLLLLGRTLSDEQTVQSYPSIKDGTKLNLVVKKPEGLFEVAVKHFRNQGMTDRESVDAANRMIKGIDDKIKRMSWDDIDRLCYNCLQDEKREAGLVTTEQETECDDTFAM; encoded by the exons ATGaaactaataattaaaaaattgcAAGGGGGCGAATGCACTCTGGAG GTGCAACCTACGACGTTTATATCTGAAATAAAGCGTCAAGTGACTACCCAGCTCGGCATTCCCGTCGAAGAACAGAAACTGCTTCTACTCGGCCGCACTTTATCCGACGAGCAGACAGTGCAGTCCTACCCGTCAATAAAAGATGGAACCAAGCTGAACTTGGTGGTTAAGAAGCCTGAAGGCCTCTTCGAAGTGGCAGTAAAGCATTTCAGGAATCAAGGAATGACAGACAGAGAGTCAGTTGATGCAGCTAACAGAATGATAAAGGGTATTGatgataaaattaaaagaatGTCTTGGGACGACATTGATAGGCTATGCTACAACTGCTTGCAAGATGAGAAACGTGAAGCTGGCCTGGTTACCACAGAGCAGGAGACAGAGTGTGATGATACATTTGCTATGTGA